Part of the Chthoniobacterales bacterium genome is shown below.
AATTCGCCGCGCAGACGTCCGTCGCCGTGTTCGCCACTGAGTGAACCGTCATATTTTTTAACGAGAGCAGCGATGTCCTCCGCCACGGCGCGAAACATCTTCAAACCCTCTGGAGTTTTGAGATCAAACATCGGGCGGGTGTGAAGTTCGCCCGTGCCGGCATGTGCGTAATAGACGCAGGCGATCCCGTATTTGTCGCGCATGAGAGCGTCAAATTCGGCAATGTAGGCGGGCAGATCGCGGACATCCACTGCCGTATCTTCCACGACTTCACGGGGTTTGGCATCGCCGGGGACATTGCTCATCAGTCCCTGACCGGCCCGGCGCAATTCCCAGACATTATTTTGCTCGGCCCCTTTTAGAATCGGATAATGATAGCCGAGTCCCGCCTGTTTCAGATCGGTAATGAGGCGCTCCACCACTGAATCGGTCTGCGCGATATTGTCGTGGCGAATCTCGATAACCAGAACAGCGCCGGGATCGCCTTGGATGAAGAATCGGTTTTTCGATTGTTCGATGTTCCGCTTAGTCGCCTCCAAGATGTGATGATCGATGAGTTCCACCGCATAAGGCGAATGCGGCAGCGCATGGATCACGGCTCGGAGGGCCTCATTCACCGTAAGAAAATGGGCGCAAACCAAGGCGCTTTGCGACGGCGGCAAAACGCTGACATTTAACTCAAACTCGACTCCAAAAAATAACGTGCCCTCAGACCCGGCGATGAGTTTGCAGAGATTGAAAGGACGGTCGGAATCTGGTGTGAAGACCCGCGAATCCATCAGCAGGTCGAGAGCATATCCGGTGTTTCTCCGCGGAATGGATGCCTTGGGAAAACTCCTTCGGATCAACGCCCGATTATCGGGGTTCCCAAGCACATCTCGACAATGACGATAAATGCGGGCTTCGAGCGAATCCTCCGGACCCGCACATTTGGCCGCAAACTCTTCCTCGGACAGCGGGCCAAATGTCACCTCCGAACCATCGCTTAGAAAACCTCGCGCCGAGACGAGATGCTCGCGAGTCGATCCATAGATGATCGAGTTTGAGCCGCAGGAATTATTGCCGACCATGCCTCCGATCATGGCGCGATTGGCTGTGGATGTTTCCGGTCCGAAGAACAGGCCGTGAGAGAGCAGAGTTTGATTTAACTCGTTTCTAACTACTCCAGGCTGGACGCGCACCCGTCGATTGGGACCGTCCACTTCCAAGATTCGATTCATGTGGCGTCCGATATCGACGACGATGCCGGAACCGACGACCTGCCCGGCCAGCGATGTGCCGGCGGTGCGCGGGATCAGGCCGATGTGATTCCGCGCAGCGAGTTGGATCAAGGCAACGATGTCTGCTTCCGACTGCGGAAACGCGACGGCGATTGGAAGTTCCTGATACTCGGAAGCGTCCGTGGCATAGAGTTTTCGCAGGAGCGAGCCTGTCTCCAAGGTCCCATCCATTTGGGCGGCGAGACGGCGGATCTCGCGCTCCAGAGGTGCCAAGTCTTTAAGGGAACTGGACATGGCCGTGTTCGTGGCCGATCGCCAAACAATTTTCCAATCCAGAGACTCCTCCTGAAGTACTGGCGGCCTGAAGGCAGGCGGCAGCGGCACAGACGCCGCTCATGAGATTCTCGGCCATCGGACGATTCTCGTGCAACCCTAGCAACACACCAGCCGCAAATGCATCCCCTGCCCCTACGGTGCCGACGATTTTGTTCGCCGGCAAGTTGACGCGGCCCTGCCAAACTTCCTCCCCTGCCGAGGAGCGCGCGTAGGCACCTTCCGGCAAATGGATCACGACCCAATCTCGAACTCCGCGGCCCAACAGGACCTTCGCCGCTTCGCGCAGACCGTCCGTCAAATGCTTCTCACTGCCATCGCGCACCGGAATATCGGTGACACGCGAGGCTTCCAATTCATTGCAAATCAGCAGATCGATTTCCGGCAGCGCAGGATTGACGATCTCGCTATAATCCGGTCGTTCGACACTAACCAGATCCACGACTCGATAGAAACCGTGAAGCCTGGCCGATTTCAAAATCCCGGCTGCCACCGTGCCGTGAATGGCGTGCGGCTCGTCCATGGCATCGAGCAGAAGCAGATAGCCTAGATAAAGAATGCGTCCTTGCATTTCTTTCCAACGAAAGTGCTCGGGCCCGAGAAAACGATTCGCACCTCGCTGATGGAAAAACGTGCGTCTTCCGCTGGAGCGGACACTCATCACGTCGGTGTAAGACGTGGGAGCCGACTCATGCCGCCAAAGATGCTTGGTGTCAATCGACCTCGTTTGACATTGATCGACAATCCAGTCGCCTTCCGAATCCTGACCAATGGAGCCCAACGCACGAAGCGGGAACTGGGCACCGAGCTGAAAGAGATCGACGAGGATGTTAAAAGGCCCGCCGCCATTGTTGCGTTCTTCGCTCTCGATGTTAGCCAGCGTGTCTTGCGAAGGATAGACGTCGATGATTTTCGTCTTGTCCACGATCCAATTTCCCGCGCCGATGATGCCGGAAGACAAATTCATTTCGACTGCTCGCTAACCAGTCGCACAGTGACGGGTTCGTCTTCTTCAATGCCAGGATATCGCCCGATGTTAGGATCGACAAAAAAGTT
Proteins encoded:
- a CDS encoding FAD-linked oxidase C-terminal domain-containing protein → MSSSLKDLAPLEREIRRLAAQMDGTLETGSLLRKLYATDASEYQELPIAVAFPQSEADIVALIQLAARNHIGLIPRTAGTSLAGQVVGSGIVVDIGRHMNRILEVDGPNRRVRVQPGVVRNELNQTLLSHGLFFGPETSTANRAMIGGMVGNNSCGSNSIIYGSTREHLVSARGFLSDGSEVTFGPLSEEEFAAKCAGPEDSLEARIYRHCRDVLGNPDNRALIRRSFPKASIPRRNTGYALDLLMDSRVFTPDSDRPFNLCKLIAGSEGTLFFGVEFELNVSVLPPSQSALVCAHFLTVNEALRAVIHALPHSPYAVELIDHHILEATKRNIEQSKNRFFIQGDPGAVLVIEIRHDNIAQTDSVVERLITDLKQAGLGYHYPILKGAEQNNVWELRRAGQGLMSNVPGDAKPREVVEDTAVDVRDLPAYIAEFDALMRDKYGIACVYYAHAGTGELHTRPMFDLKTPEGLKMFRAVAEDIAALVKKYDGSLSGEHGDGRLRGEFIPFMVGPECYALMRGIKHVFDPLGTFNPGKIIDTPPMDSSLRHSPGQKSPELDTILDFSSTLGFLRAAEQCNGSGDCRKGHLAGGTMCPSYMATRSEEHTTRGRANILRHALLHPRDALNPFDNDEIKEVMDLCLSCKACKSECPSNVDIAKLKAEFLQHYQDAHGLSLRTRLIAGFAQSSRMASLAPWIWNSLFGTVAIRRLLNRLTGFHPDRTIPLLHKTTLSRWHRARRPKLSGTSRRVYLFCDEFTEYNDVPIGQKTIRLLEALGYEVIIPDHLESARSKLSKGLLRDARKIALENIRRLAPLISEETPLIGIEPSAILSFRDEYIDLAPPELRNTARTLAKNCLMFEEFIMKEADAGRIRRDAFDSNSREIRLHGHCFQKALASQTPIVRTLELPVGHDVRLIASGCCGMAGSFGYEAEHYDVSMKIGELVLLPTVRALPAEVIVAAPGTSCRHQIHDGTGRTAKHPAEILFDVLRPAQTP
- a CDS encoding carbohydrate kinase family protein — protein: MNLSSGIIGAGNWIVDKTKIIDVYPSQDTLANIESEERNNGGGPFNILVDLFQLGAQFPLRALGSIGQDSEGDWIVDQCQTRSIDTKHLWRHESAPTSYTDVMSVRSSGRRTFFHQRGANRFLGPEHFRWKEMQGRILYLGYLLLLDAMDEPHAIHGTVAAGILKSARLHGFYRVVDLVSVERPDYSEIVNPALPEIDLLICNELEASRVTDIPVRDGSEKHLTDGLREAAKVLLGRGVRDWVVIHLPEGAYARSSAGEEVWQGRVNLPANKIVGTVGAGDAFAAGVLLGLHENRPMAENLMSGVCAAAACLQAASTSGGVSGLENCLAIGHEHGHVQFP